One region of Triticum aestivum cultivar Chinese Spring chromosome 6B, IWGSC CS RefSeq v2.1, whole genome shotgun sequence genomic DNA includes:
- the LOC123134311 gene encoding uncharacterized protein isoform X1, which translates to MSGTVCSMCGDVGFQDKLFGCARCRCRFQHSSYCTNYYGDAAPADAGAGVCDWCLSDDPLVKNKRPSAPPAMQHRGHATGMGCGKVKVTGGGEQEGGRRVAKAAVRRYKLLKDVLC; encoded by the exons ATGTCGGGCACCGTCTGCTCCATGTGCGGCGACGTCGGTTTCCAGGACAAGCTCTTCGGCTGtgcccgctgccgctgccgcttccAGCACTC CAGCTATTGCACGAACTACTACGGCGACGCGGCCCCGGCCGACGCGGGCGCCGGCGTCTGCGACTGGTGCCTCAGCGACGACCCCCTCGTGAAGAACAAGCGCCCTTCGGCGCCGCCGGCCATGCAGCACCGCGGTCACGCGACTGGGATGGGCTGCGGCAAAGTCAAGGtgaccggcggcggcgagcaggagGGCGGCCGGAGAGTGGCCAAGGCGGCCGTCCGCAGGTACAAGCTCCTCAAAGACGTCCTGTGCTAG
- the LOC123134311 gene encoding uncharacterized protein isoform X2, whose product MSGTVCSMCGDVGFQDKLFGCARCRCRFQHSYCTNYYGDAAPADAGAGVCDWCLSDDPLVKNKRPSAPPAMQHRGHATGMGCGKVKVTGGGEQEGGRRVAKAAVRRYKLLKDVLC is encoded by the exons ATGTCGGGCACCGTCTGCTCCATGTGCGGCGACGTCGGTTTCCAGGACAAGCTCTTCGGCTGtgcccgctgccgctgccgcttccAGCACTC CTATTGCACGAACTACTACGGCGACGCGGCCCCGGCCGACGCGGGCGCCGGCGTCTGCGACTGGTGCCTCAGCGACGACCCCCTCGTGAAGAACAAGCGCCCTTCGGCGCCGCCGGCCATGCAGCACCGCGGTCACGCGACTGGGATGGGCTGCGGCAAAGTCAAGGtgaccggcggcggcgagcaggagGGCGGCCGGAGAGTGGCCAAGGCGGCCGTCCGCAGGTACAAGCTCCTCAAAGACGTCCTGTGCTAG